DNA from Geobacillus vulcani PSS1:
AGCGGCGTTGAACCGGCTGCGGGGATCCCAGTCGTAATGAGCAAATGCATGATCCCAAGAAAACGATTGAATGATTGAAACAGGTGATGGATGGTTGGTCATGTCTGATCCCTCCGTTGTGTGAAAAGGAGTCAAATTAATAATAATTCAAATAGAACTAAAATTCAACATATTGTTAAAGAACAGTGTCATGGCAAGTGAATCTGTTTGCACACAACACAGGCAAAGCAGATGGTCTCGAAAGCTCCGGCAACGATGGCAGGCGAGGCCATGGACAAAAAAGAGGCGGCCGGTTTCGTCAGCGTGTTTTGCTTTTTACCGCCGCTGCTTTTTCAAAGGAAATAGTAGGACTGATCCGATACCAAATCCACAAATCATTGATGATGGAAGCGAGTTCGGCCACTTCCGCATTCAGCCGGCACGAGCGCTCGAAGTCGGTTTCGCGGCCGAGCGCGTCTTGCTTTTCATTGATTTTCCGTTCCAATGCGGCGATGCGGTCAGGGATCAAGCCGCGGATCGCTTCCCACTCGAGCAAAATCGCCTCCTGTTCCTCGGCGCTGTAGTCTTCCCAATGTTTGTCCAACTGCGGCACGCGGATGCCGAGCCGTTTGTCTTCGACGAAGATGCCGTTCATTCTCATGTCCCCCTTTTCCTCTATTATACAAAACGTCTCCTTAGAGCGTGGTGGAATTTTTATGCTTTTTCATGAATACGTATTGCAAAATGAGCCGAAAGCTGATAAAGTGATTAATGTATCCAATTTGAATATTTATTTATATTTAAGTATATTTATGTGACAGGAGAGGAGAACGACCATGGCAAATCCGAAATTGGTGCTGGCATACTCTGGCGGTTTAGATACATCGGTGGCGATCAAGTGGCTGCAGGAGCGCGGGTATGATGTGATCGCGTGCTGTCTGGACCTTGGGGAAGGAAAAGATCTTGATTTCGTGAAAGAAAAAGCGCTCAAAGTCGGGGCGATCAAATCGTACGTCATCGACGTCAAAGACGAGTTTGCAAACGAATATGCGCTCATCGCTTTGCAGGCGAACGCGCTGTATGAAGGGAAATATCCGCTCGTCTCGGCGCTGTCGCGTCCTCTCATCGCGAAAAAACTCGTCGAAATCGCCGAGCTCGAAGGCGCCGTGGCGGTCGCCCACGGCTGCACGGGGAAAGGGAACGACCAAGTGCGTTTTGAAGTGTCGATCAAAGCGCTCAATCCGGATTTGGACGTCATCGCCCCCGTGCGCGAATGGAGCTGGTCGCGCGAGGAAGAAATCGAATACGCGAAAAAACACGGCATTCCGATCCCGGTTGATCTGGACAGCCCGTTTTCGATCGATCAAAACTTATGGGGCCGCAGCAACGAATGCGGCATTTTGGAAGATCCGTGGGCCGCGCCGCCGGAAGAGGCGTACGAGCTGACGGCTTCGCTTGAAAACGCGCCGGATGTGCCGGATGTCATCGAGATCGGCTTTGAACAAGGCGTGCCGGTGACGTTAAACGGAAACGCGTACCCGCTTGCGCAATTGATT
Protein-coding regions in this window:
- a CDS encoding argininosuccinate synthase — protein: MANPKLVLAYSGGLDTSVAIKWLQERGYDVIACCLDLGEGKDLDFVKEKALKVGAIKSYVIDVKDEFANEYALIALQANALYEGKYPLVSALSRPLIAKKLVEIAELEGAVAVAHGCTGKGNDQVRFEVSIKALNPDLDVIAPVREWSWSREEEIEYAKKHGIPIPVDLDSPFSIDQNLWGRSNECGILEDPWAAPPEEAYELTASLENAPDVPDVIEIGFEQGVPVTLNGNAYPLAQLILELNALAGKHGVGRIDHVENRLVGIKSREVYECPGAITLIKAHKELEDLTLVREVAHFKPLIEQKIAEVIYNGLWFSPLKDALVAFLKETQKNVTGVVRVKLFKGHAIVEGRKSPFSLYDEKLATYTSEDEFDHQAAVGFISLYGLPTKVNSIVNKQNKASVSTGQ